Within Cryptosporangium aurantiacum, the genomic segment TGCCAGCGCGGGTGCGGCGAGGAGACCGCGGTGGTGCTCTGCGCGACCGCGACCTCCCGGCCGGTCAGGTCGAACAGCGCGGCCTTGATGACGGTCTGCCCGGCGTCGATGCCCAATAACACGTCTCACCATCCCAGGGCCGCTGCGTTGACCGCACGGGCCACCCGGCCGGTCGTCGCCAGCTCGGCGACGGCCTCGGCGACCAGCCGCGTGGACGTGCGGTTCGTGTCCTCGGTGTCGCCGCCGAAGTGCGTCGTGATCGTCACGTTGTCCAGGGTCCGCCACGGGCTATCCGCGGGCAGCGGTTCGGAGTCGAAGACGTCGAGCCCGGCACCGGCGATCCGCCCGGCGGCCAGCGCCGAGTACAGCGCCGACGAGTCGACCAGCCGGCTCCGGGACACGTTGACGAAGTACGCCGTCGGTTTCATCAGCCGGAACTGGGCCTCGCCGATGAACCGCGACGTCTCCGGCGTCAGGCGGGCCTGGACCAGGACGAAGTCACCGTCGGCGAACACGTGGTCCAGGTCAGCGGCCCGTTCCACCCCGGACGCCGCGAGGGCGGCGTCCGGGGTGTACGGGTCGTAGGCCAGCAGACGGCAGCCGAACCCCGCCACCCGCTGCGCGAACACCCGGCCCACGTGGCCGAAGCCGACCATCCCGACGGTCCGACCGGCCAGCTCCACCCTGGTGCCTGGGAACTCTTTGCGCCAGCCACCGGTTTTCACGCTGGCGTCGGCGCGTGCGACGTCCCTGGCCTCGGCCAGCATCAGCGCGAGCTGCAGTTCGGCCACCGCACCGGCGTTCCGGCCGTGCGCGGGCACGACGCCGACCCCGGCCGCGGTGGCGGCCTCGACGTCCACGTTCTCCAGACCGGAGCGGGCGACCGCGATCAGCCGCAGCTTCGGGGCCGCGGCGATCAAGGCCGCCGAGACCGGCGCGAAGTGCAGGCAGAGCGCTTCGGCCGGTTCGACCGCCGCGAGCAGCTCGGCGGGCGGCGGGACCCCGTTCGGCCCGTCCTGCTCCATGACCTGCTGCAGCGCGTGCTGCTCGCCCTTCGCCCCGGCCCAGGTGGCGGTCCGGACGTCGAGGCCGTCCCCGAGCGCCTCGACGTAGTGCGCGGCCGGGATGAACTGGTCCCCGACCACGACGGTGATCACGGAAGGACCTCGATCTTCCGTCCCTTCCCCGCCGCGAACTGCTCCAGCGCAGCCGCGTACTGGTCGAGCGGGAGCCGGTCGGAGATGAAGACGTCCGGGTCGAGCACGCCGGTCGCGAACAGTTCCGCGGCCCGCTCGAAGCTGTGCAGCACGGCCATCGAGCCGGTGATCGTGATCTCCTGGTTGTAGATCTTGTACGGCTCGATCGTCGCCCGCGCCGCGTAGTCGGAGACGCCGAACTGCAGGAACGTGCCGCCCTTGCCGACCCGGCCGAGACCGTCCTGAATGGCGTTCACGTTGCCGGTCGCGTCGATGACCAGCTCCCAGCCGCGCGGCCGGTCGAACTCGTCCGGGGTGGCGGCCGATCCGCTGACGCCGAGCTCCACAGCCGTCTTCAGCCGTTCCGGGTTCAGGTCGACGATGTCGACGCTCGCCGCGCCGACGCGCTTGGCCAGCTGGAGCATCATCAGGCCCATCGTCCCCGAGCCGTAGATCAGGACGTGGGCGCCGAGCTGCGACTTCAACACGTCGTACCCGCGGACCGCGCAGGAGAGCGGCTCGATCAGCGCCGCGTCCTCGGTGCGGACGTGGTCGGGCAGCTTGACGCAGTTCGCGACCGGCGCGACCGCGTACTCGGCCGCACCGCCCGCCGTCGTGACGCCGATCGCCGCCCACCGCTCGCACATGTTGTTCTTGCCGAGCCGGCAGTAGTGGCACTCGTGGCAGTACAGCGACGGGTCCACCGCGACGCGGTCGCCGATTCTCAGCTCGGTGACGTCGGCCCCGACCTCGGCGATCACCCCGGCGAACTCGTGACCGGGGACGACCGGCAACGTCGGCGCGAACTCGCCCTGCAGGATGTGCAGGTCGGTGCCGCAGAGGCCGCAGGCGGAGACGTCGACGACGACCTCGCGGCGGCCGGGCGTCGGATCGTCGACGGTCGTCACCTCGACGGTGCCGATTCCGCTGATGACGGCAGCTTTCACAGTGCGACTCCCTTGATCACTTGACAGCGCCGAGCGAGAGACCCTGGACCAACTTGTCCTGGGCGGCGAACCCGGCGGCCAGCACCGGCAGCGAGATCACCGTCGCGGCGGCGCACACCTTGGCCAGGAACAGGCCCTGGCTGGTGACGAAGCTGGTCAGGAACACCGGAGCGGTCTGTGCCACGACCCCGGTGAGGACCCGGGCGAACAGCATTTCGTTCCAGCTGAAGATGAAGCAGATGAGCGCGGTGGCCGCGATGCCCGGCATCGCCACCGGCACGATCACCCGCCGAAGCACGGTGACCAGCCCGGCGCCGTCGATCGCGGCTGCCTCCAGGATCTCGATCGGCACCTCGGCGAGGAACGACCGCATCATCCAGACCGCGATCGGCAGGTTCATCGACGTGTAGAGGATGACCAGCGTCCAGATGTTGTCGAGCATCCCGGCCTGCTGGGCGATCAGGTAGATCGGCAGCAGACCGGCGACGACCGGCAGCATCTTTGTCGAGAGGAAGAAGAACAGCACGTCGGTCCACTTGCGGACCGGCCGGATCGAGAGCGCGTAGGCCGCCGGGATCGAGAGCGCGAGCACGAGCAGCGTGGAGACGATCGACGCGGTCGCCGAGTTGATCAGCGGTGGCCACGGCGAAGCTCCGCTGGTGGCGCCGAAGAACTCGCGGAAGCCGTCGAGCGTCAGGTCGGCGGCGATCGAGGGTGGGTTGGTGGCGGCGTCCTGCTCGCTGTGGAACGCGGTGAGCACCATCCAGGCCACCGGCAGGAAGAACGTGATGCCGACGATCCAGGCCAGCAGGCCGAGGAGCGGTTTTGCCCTCATGCCCGACCCTCCTCTTCACGGAACAGGGACGAGACGACCCGCAGCGCGAACGTCGCGATCGCGATCGTCCCGGCCACCACGACCACACCGGCCGCGGAGGCTCGTCCGTAGTCATGTGCCTGGTAGAACGTGGTGTAGATCGTGTACGGCAGGTTCGCCGTGCCCAGGCCGCCGGACGTCAGCGTGAACACCGCGTCGAAGTTCTGGACGATGTAGATCGAACCGAGCAGCGCACCCAGCTCCAGGTACCGCCGCATGTGCGGCAGCGTGAGGTACCGGAACGTCTGGACCGCCGAAGCGCCGTCGACCTTCGCGGCCTCCAGCGCGTCGAGCGGCTGGCTCTGCAGGCCGGCGAGCAGGATCAGCATCATGAACGGCGTCCACTGCCAGACCAGGGAGGCCACGACCGCCGCGAGCGGCGCTTCGGTGATCCAGTCCGGTTGCGGTGCGTCGGCCCCGAACAGCCAGGTCAGGACGCCGTTCAGCAGGCCGTATTCGGGGTTGAACAGCGCGTGCTTCCAGAGCAGCGCGGCCGCCACGGGCACGACCAGGAACGGTGCGATCATCAGCGTCCGCACCGCACCGCGGCCGCGGAACGACCGGTTGAGCAGCAGCGCGATGCCGAGCCCGAACACCAGGCTGATCAGCACGACCGAGACCGTGAGGATGATCGTGGTGATCACCGAGTCGCGCAGCGTCGCGTCGGTGAACACGTCGACGTAGTTGCTGACGCCGGCGAACCCGCGCTGGTCGGGGTAGAGCGAGTTCCAGTCCATGAACGAGATCACCAGCGTCGCGACGAACGGCAGCTGGGTGACGATGATCAGGAACACCAGGGCCGGCAGCAGCGGTGCGCGGCGGGACCAGTCCCCGGCCCGGCGCAGCGCGGTCGGCGTGCGCTCGGGGCTCGGCGGAGCCGGTTTCTCTGCGGTCGGAGCGATGGCGGTCATCGGATAACCCCTCTCGGCGCCATCGGAGGGCCCGGCCGGGCCGTGGTGCAGCCCGGCCGGGAGGGGGATCACTTGTATTTGTCAGCGACCTTCTGAGCCAGTTCCTGGCCCTTGTCCAGCGCTTCCTTGACCGACTGCCGACCGGCGATCGCCGCGCTCACTTCCTGGGAGACCTGTGTCCCCAGGTCGGTGAATTCGGGGATGCCGACGAACTGGATGCCGGGCGCGGGTCGGGGCTGCACACCGGGGTTCTCCGGGTCGGCGTTGGTGATCGCCAGGTCGGTGACCTTGTAGAACGCCGAGGCGGCTTCCTGGTACTTCGGGTTGTCGTAGAGCGACTGGCGCTTACCCGACGGCACCTTCGCCCAGCCGAGCTTGGTGCCGACCAGCTCCTCGTACTTCTTGCTCGACGCCCAGGAGATGAACTTCCAGGCGTTGTCCTGGCGCTTGCTGGCCTTCTGGATGCCCCAGGCCCAGGTGTAGAGCCAGCCGGAGCTCTTGGTCTTGACGACCGGCGCCTCGACGTAACCGAGCTTGCCCGAGACCGGGGAGTCGCTCGCCTCCAGCGAACCGGCGGCGGACGTGGCGTCGTACCACATCGCGACCTTGCCCTGCTGCATGTTGTTCAGGCACTCGGTGAAGCCGGCCTGCGGAGCGCCCGACTCGCCGTGCTTGCGGACCAGATCCACATAGAACTGCGTGGCCTGCTGGAACTCCGGCGCGTTGACCTTCGGCGTCCAGTCCTTCTCGAACCAGGTACCGCCGAACGTGTTGACGACGGTGGTCAGCGGCGCGAACACCTCACCCCAGCCGGGCAGGCCACGGAGGCAGATGCCGCGCATGCCGGGCTGTGCGTTGTCGACCTTGGCGGCGAGGTCGGCGACCTGCTGCCAGGTCGGCTTCTCCGGCATCGTCAGACCCTTGGCCTGGAACACGTCCTTGCGGTACATGAGGAACGAGGACTCGCCGTAGAACGGCTCGGCGTAGAGCTTGCCGTCCTCCGCGGTCAGCGACTTCGTCATCGAGCCGAGGACGTCGTCCTGGTCGAACTCGCTGTCCTTGCTCACGTAGTCGTCGAGCGGCGCGAGCCAGTTGTTCTTCGCGTACGACGGCACCTCGAAGTTCGAGATCGTCGCGACGTCGTACTGACCGGCCTGACTGGAGAACTCCTGGCTGATCTTGTCCCGGACGTCATTCTCCGGCAGGACCGTGTAGTTGACCTTGATGCCGGTCTCTTTGGTGAAGTTGTCCGCGGTCAGCTTCTGGATGTCGAGCATCTGGGGGTTGTTGACCATCAGGACGTTGACGGTCTTGCCGTCGCTCGACGTACCACCGCCGCCCGCGCCGCTACAGGCGCTGAGCGCCATCGACGCGAGGACAACACACGATACCGATGCGATTACTCTGCGTAATGGCGTAGAGCCAACGCGAGCCACGAGCGCCTCCGCGGGGGATAAAGGGGGTTGGTTGTTACGGAACGCAATGCGGGTTACGGGCCTGCTGCGGGAACTCCGAGGTCGTAGATCCGGATGCGATCGAGGTCGGCCGTCGCGGCGACGTTCCCCGAGGTCGAGGGCAGAAGACAGGCGGCAGTACCCCAGGCCACGGCGGTCCGGAGCCGCCCAGCCGGATCAGGGCCCTCGCTGAGCCACCCGGCCAGCAGCGCGTCGCCGGCCCCTGCGGTGTTCACCGGGGTCACCGGCGGTCCGGACGCATGCAGCGCAGCCTCCACGTCGACCCAGACCGCTCCGTCCGGCCCGAGGCTGACCAGGACCCCGCCGCCGGTCTGACCGGCCAGCGTGTGCGCCGCGTCGAGCGCGGCCCGCACGAGCGGCCGCCCGCCGGGTGGGAACACCCGGCCGGTGAGCTCCGCCAACTCCTCGGCGTTCGGCGCCAGCACGTCGGGCCCGGCCTCGACCGCCGCGGCCAGCGCCTCACCGGAGGCGTCCACCGCAGTCTGCGCACCGGCCAGGCGTCCGGCCTCGACGATCCGGCCGATCAGCTCCGGCGGCGTGTCCGGCGGGAGCGATCCGCTGCACACCACCCAGTCCGCGCCCAGTGCCAGGTCCGCGACGGCGGTGACCAGCGCGTCGGCGTCCGCGGCGGTGAGCGGGCTGCCCGGCGCGTTGACCTTCGTGGTGCGACCGGGCTCGAGCAGCGTCACGTTCGTGCGGACCGGGGCGTCGGTCGCGACGATCCGGTGCGGGAGGCCTTCGGCCTCCAGCAGCGAGCCCAGGTGAGTGCCTTCCGGTCCGCCCGCAGGCAGTACCACGGCGGTGCGGACGCCGACCGCGTGCAAAGCTCGGGCGACGTTGACGCCCTTGCCGCTCGCCTCCACGGTGTCGACCGCGGCCCGGTTGAGTTCGCCGAGCCGGATGCCGGTCAGCGTGAACGTGCGATCCAGGCTGGGGTTCGGCGTAACGGTGAGGATCATGCCCGGATCACCTGTGGCCCGAGTACGGAGTAGCGCTGCGCTTCGACGGCGGACAGGCCGGTGTCGGTGACGATCGCCTCGAAGTCGGCGACCGACGCGAACCGGCAGAAGCTGTTCACGCCGAACTTCGTGTGGACGCCGGCGAAGACCCGCCGCCGGGATGCCCGGACGACCTGGGCCTTGACGTTGGCGACCGCGGGGTCGGGCGTCGTCAGGCCGTAACGACGGGAGATGCCGTTGGCGCCGAGGAACGCCAGGTCGATGACGAACCCGGCGAGCATCTGGGTGGCCCAGTGGTCGACGGTGGCCAGCGTCCGGCCGCGCACCCGGCCGCCGAGCAGGTAGACCGTCGTATCCGGCTTGGTGGCCAGGTGGCTCGCGACCGGGATGCTCGCGGTGATCACGGTGAGCGGTCGGCCGGGCGGCAGGGCCTCGGCGACCAGTTGCGGGCCGAAGCCCTCGTCGATGTAGATCGTCTCGGCGTCCCCGAGTAACTCGACGGACGCGGCAGCGATCCGACGCTTCTCCGGCACCCGGAGCGTCGCACGGTTGGCGAGGTTCGTCTCGAAGCCGGCACTCTCCACCGGGTAGGCGCCGCCGTGCGTGCGCCGGACCAGCCCGTGCTGTTCGAGCAGCCGGAGGTCGCGGCGGACGGTCTCCGGCGCGACGGCCAGGTCCGCCGCGATGCCGCTCACCTCTACCCGACCGTCGCTGCGGGCCCGGGCGAGGATGCGGTGTTGACGTTCCTCAGCACGCATCCCGGGCCCCCTTCGGCGACGGTCCGAGTCGGCGGCGACTCGGCTGTTCTCGGTTCTGTGACCTGTTTAACACCTCCTTTTAATGGCTCCAACAGGTTGTGTGGGCGGAATGCCGCCCGTTCTTGCCCGTTTAGCTAATGGTTATGAGTGCTGCTCAGCACACGATCCCGGGATCTGCGCGTCGGTGCGCCTGCCCGAAACCGGGCTCGGCCGTGCCCGTATGACGCCCGTCCGGTTCAGCCGGGCGTCACGGTGGACGGGCACGATCACTCCTCGGTGATCGTTCCCTCCGCCGGTTGAAGGTCGGGCTGCTCGCCGCGCCCGGTGTCGGTCGGCCGCGTCGCGGTCGGGCTCTCCGCCGGTTCCGGGTCGGCACCGGACTCCAGGTCCCCGTCGACCCAACGCTGATCGCCGTCCACCCATGGCTGGCTCATCTCTGCTCCCCTCGGTCGTGGCCACGTCGCCTCAGCGGAGTACCCACCCGCCGTGGAAAGCACCGGTGACGCGTCAGGTGGAGCGAGAACCTTCGGAGTGGAACCAAACGTTCGGTCCGCACCTTTCCGACACTGGGTGACATATTTTCGCTGGTCACCGATGGTGATCGTCGCGTCGGCCCGGGCGAACCTCGCCCCTTCGCCCGAAGACCCCGCCGACCGGCCCGAAGACCCTGGACGACCGAACAGTTTCCAGGCCGCCCGAGCGGCCGGGCCCTGCACAACGGGTAACCTTCGGCGTCGCCCGTTAGGGCGACCTATGTGACGGCGGTAACAAGAGTCTCGGCGTCGCACCGAAAGCCGAGAAGACTGACATACCGACGTAGCATCGGGAACAAAGTCCGGCAACAGGCCGCACCGGGGCCCGAGGTGTGGCAGAGGAGGACAGCCGAGTGAGCAAGCAGGTCCAGCGGTTGGACCGTGTGGTGATCCGGTTTGCCGGGGATTCCGGTGATGGGATGCAGTTGACCGGGGATCGGTTCACGTCGGAGACCGCGTCGTTCGGGAATGATCTGTCGACGTTGCCGAATTTCCCGGCGGAGATTCGGGCGCCTCAGGGGACGTTGCCGGGGGTGTCGAGTTTTCAGGTGCACTTCGCTGATCACG encodes:
- a CDS encoding NAD(P)-dependent oxidoreductase; its protein translation is MITVVVGDQFIPAAHYVEALGDGLDVRTATWAGAKGEQHALQQVMEQDGPNGVPPPAELLAAVEPAEALCLHFAPVSAALIAAAPKLRLIAVARSGLENVDVEAATAAGVGVVPAHGRNAGAVAELQLALMLAEARDVARADASVKTGGWRKEFPGTRVELAGRTVGMVGFGHVGRVFAQRVAGFGCRLLAYDPYTPDAALAASGVERAADLDHVFADGDFVLVQARLTPETSRFIGEAQFRLMKPTAYFVNVSRSRLVDSSALYSALAAGRIAGAGLDVFDSEPLPADSPWRTLDNVTITTHFGGDTEDTNRTSTRLVAEAVAELATTGRVARAVNAAALGW
- a CDS encoding zinc-dependent alcohol dehydrogenase family protein; its protein translation is MKAAVISGIGTVEVTTVDDPTPGRREVVVDVSACGLCGTDLHILQGEFAPTLPVVPGHEFAGVIAEVGADVTELRIGDRVAVDPSLYCHECHYCRLGKNNMCERWAAIGVTTAGGAAEYAVAPVANCVKLPDHVRTEDAALIEPLSCAVRGYDVLKSQLGAHVLIYGSGTMGLMMLQLAKRVGAASVDIVDLNPERLKTAVELGVSGSAATPDEFDRPRGWELVIDATGNVNAIQDGLGRVGKGGTFLQFGVSDYAARATIEPYKIYNQEITITGSMAVLHSFERAAELFATGVLDPDVFISDRLPLDQYAAALEQFAAGKGRKIEVLP
- a CDS encoding carbohydrate ABC transporter permease — translated: MRAKPLLGLLAWIVGITFFLPVAWMVLTAFHSEQDAATNPPSIAADLTLDGFREFFGATSGASPWPPLINSATASIVSTLLVLALSIPAAYALSIRPVRKWTDVLFFFLSTKMLPVVAGLLPIYLIAQQAGMLDNIWTLVILYTSMNLPIAVWMMRSFLAEVPIEILEAAAIDGAGLVTVLRRVIVPVAMPGIAATALICFIFSWNEMLFARVLTGVVAQTAPVFLTSFVTSQGLFLAKVCAAATVISLPVLAAGFAAQDKLVQGLSLGAVK
- a CDS encoding carbohydrate ABC transporter permease, which encodes MTAIAPTAEKPAPPSPERTPTALRRAGDWSRRAPLLPALVFLIIVTQLPFVATLVISFMDWNSLYPDQRGFAGVSNYVDVFTDATLRDSVITTIILTVSVVLISLVFGLGIALLLNRSFRGRGAVRTLMIAPFLVVPVAAALLWKHALFNPEYGLLNGVLTWLFGADAPQPDWITEAPLAAVVASLVWQWTPFMMLILLAGLQSQPLDALEAAKVDGASAVQTFRYLTLPHMRRYLELGALLGSIYIVQNFDAVFTLTSGGLGTANLPYTIYTTFYQAHDYGRASAAGVVVVAGTIAIATFALRVVSSLFREEEGRA
- a CDS encoding ABC transporter substrate-binding protein, which encodes MALSACSGAGGGGTSSDGKTVNVLMVNNPQMLDIQKLTADNFTKETGIKVNYTVLPENDVRDKISQEFSSQAGQYDVATISNFEVPSYAKNNWLAPLDDYVSKDSEFDQDDVLGSMTKSLTAEDGKLYAEPFYGESSFLMYRKDVFQAKGLTMPEKPTWQQVADLAAKVDNAQPGMRGICLRGLPGWGEVFAPLTTVVNTFGGTWFEKDWTPKVNAPEFQQATQFYVDLVRKHGESGAPQAGFTECLNNMQQGKVAMWYDATSAAGSLEASDSPVSGKLGYVEAPVVKTKSSGWLYTWAWGIQKASKRQDNAWKFISWASSKKYEELVGTKLGWAKVPSGKRQSLYDNPKYQEAASAFYKVTDLAITNADPENPGVQPRPAPGIQFVGIPEFTDLGTQVSQEVSAAIAGRQSVKEALDKGQELAQKVADKYK
- a CDS encoding 1-phosphofructokinase family hexose kinase, which encodes MILTVTPNPSLDRTFTLTGIRLGELNRAAVDTVEASGKGVNVARALHAVGVRTAVVLPAGGPEGTHLGSLLEAEGLPHRIVATDAPVRTNVTLLEPGRTTKVNAPGSPLTAADADALVTAVADLALGADWVVCSGSLPPDTPPELIGRIVEAGRLAGAQTAVDASGEALAAAVEAGPDVLAPNAEELAELTGRVFPPGGRPLVRAALDAAHTLAGQTGGGVLVSLGPDGAVWVDVEAALHASGPPVTPVNTAGAGDALLAGWLSEGPDPAGRLRTAVAWGTAACLLPSTSGNVAATADLDRIRIYDLGVPAAGP
- a CDS encoding DeoR/GlpR family DNA-binding transcription regulator, which gives rise to MRAEERQHRILARARSDGRVEVSGIAADLAVAPETVRRDLRLLEQHGLVRRTHGGAYPVESAGFETNLANRATLRVPEKRRIAAASVELLGDAETIYIDEGFGPQLVAEALPPGRPLTVITASIPVASHLATKPDTTVYLLGGRVRGRTLATVDHWATQMLAGFVIDLAFLGANGISRRYGLTTPDPAVANVKAQVVRASRRRVFAGVHTKFGVNSFCRFASVADFEAIVTDTGLSAVEAQRYSVLGPQVIRA